A window of the Serinus canaria isolate serCan28SL12 chromosome 20, serCan2020, whole genome shotgun sequence genome harbors these coding sequences:
- the ASIP gene encoding agouti-signaling protein, with product MTMEVFLSTMARKNLFLSLLLCYSLFRAADSHLVVEEKTECNVSRRSKMDLSDLPPISIVDLSRKSQKVSRKEAENKKSSKKNAKRKISPKPRPPPAANCVPTFKTCKPHLNSCCHYCALCKCRIFQTICQCLMLNPKC from the exons ATGACAATGGAAGTTTTCCTCTCCACAATGGCAAGAAAGAACCTcttcctcagcctcctgctctgctaCAGCCTGTTCAGGGCTGCTGATTCCCACTTGGTCGTTGAGGAGAAGACAGAATGCAACGTGTCCAGAAGGAGCAAAATGGACCTCTCAGATCTTCCACCCATCTCCATAGTTG ATTTATCCAGAAAATCCCAGAAAGTCAGCAGGAAAGAGGCAGAGAACAAGAAATCTTCCAAG AAAAATGCTAAACGCAAGATATCTCCAAAGCCAAGGCCCCCACCTGCTGCTAACTGCGTGCCAACCTTCAAAACCTGCAAGCCACACTTGAATTCCTGCTGTCACTACTGTGCTTTGTGCAAATGCAGAATCTTCCAGACCATCTGCCAGTGCCTGATGTTAAACCCCAAGTGTTAA